The proteins below are encoded in one region of Selenihalanaerobacter shriftii:
- a CDS encoding helix-turn-helix domain-containing protein, which yields MDYLNNTPKSRKNKHLNAYERGQIALLHSEGMSAYAIAKRLGRASNTIRNELKRGTVSQIKGNKTVNV from the coding sequence ATGGACTACTTAAATAATACACCAAAATCTCGAAAAAATAAACACCTAAATGCTTATGAGCGTGGTCAAATTGCATTATTACATTCCGAAGGAATGTCTGCTTATGCTATTGCAAAACGCTTAGGTAGAGCTTCTAATACGATTAGAAACGAGTTAAAGCGTGGCACAGTTTCTCAAATTAAAGGTAATAAAACTGTTAATGT